ACACCGGTTTTAGTCACATAGTTCAGGGTTTAAATAAAACTTGCAACTTATTTGACAGAGCAAAGTAAACAATAATACTACCTGGCTCACTGAACCTTGCACCGATAAAGGGTTAGCCGAGCTCGAAGTGTTGATACAAGACCAAGAAGATTGTTTCCTTAGCTCTGTGTCCTTTTGAAGTGAATGGCATCCTCTACAATCAATAATTGGAGACATAGCAATAGACATGCCATTGGAGTTGGTGCCCGTGACTCTTGAATTCTGTTACAATCAGAggagataattaaaaaaaaaaaatgtccaATCAGCAATCAATACAAgtaaacaattattttttatccATACTTTTTTGCCCTGGTCATTCAAATTTGTACAGTTAGCTGCCAAGCTACTAGAGTTACTAGTATTTTGGTGCATACTGACTCTAGAGGGCTCAACATTTGTGGTAGGAGAAATTTGTTGACTATAATTTTCGTCTCTGGATAGATTCTTTCCTATAGGGTTGCTTTGATTCTGCTTCTCCTCTCGAAATTCCGGGGTCTTGCTAGCTGACCCAAAAGATGGATCGATGATCTCAGATACAACCTTCCAGGATCCATCTTTAGATACAAGTACATGATCAGTATCCTCTTCCACCTCCCTCAGGACCTGATAGACAAGTACATTAGTGTATGTGGGAAGACGATTAGaagaataaacaaaacaaacttGCCTTGGCAATATTCTGATCAATGCGTATGTCTATACAGGACACTGGCTCGTCACAAAGAGGGCACCGCCAGCAAGGCCTTCTTGAATTAATACTCAAGTAACTGTCATAGTCAAAGCACTACATGCCAAGAATTAAAACTAACAACCTAAGTCAAGATGCGCGTAAGATCTACAAGCATATACAAACAAGATTAGTGTCATGAAGCACAAGTTGGCTGTAGTTTGGGATATCCTATAGCTGCTTTTAAGTAATATACTAAATAACCCACTGCAACATAATGGAGAATGTTGAattatatttgactttttagAAAGATACAAGGCATACCAACATACTAAATAACGAATGAATATAGGTTTATATTTAACAGTCAACACCGAGTAACAGATTTAGATATTAAGTGAATAATAGGATAATATTTAACataattgaattaaatttgtatatgtATTTTGTAATATCAATAGGAAATCTAACTAAATTACAATTTTAAGAGCTTCCTGAATTACAAATTAAAGATAAATAATTGCATAAGATCTGATACATAATTAATGAGAACGCACCCTGAGGTTGACCTCGGGGTGTTTCTTGAGGTTATAATAATTTCTACTACAAATTCAGAGCAGCATATTTGCCAATATAAAATTATTCCTTAGTAAATTTTAGATATAACCCTTAtatcaaaattgaaaaaccttTTATCCTCGGGATACTACCCTTCTATTAACATTGAAAGACCTGTTAACCTCAGGATACTACATGAGGTCACCCTCAGGCAAATCAAACTCTGCTCAGGTTCTTGTATAAAGTTTGAACAGAAAGTACAAACATACAACATGATTAGGCATTAAAATTTAGGAGTCAACAAAATTCAACATCTTTCATCTTTGTATAAACGAAACGAACTACACGCTAGGTTGGAACAGTGAACCCTAAAGTAAATTCATGATAACAAGAACTACACACTGAAAGGAATTGGAGAACCCTTGCGAAGAACTCTGACTTTGATCAAATGTAGGTTCAACATTTGTGGTTCTTAGATCTCCACCAAAGGTTTAAAAAGAatgtttttgtttgatttagaCTCCATTTTATGAACAAACAAATGTAATAGGGGACAGCAAAAAGGATTACTCTCTTTGCTAGAAAAGAGCATGTACAAAAACAAACTAACCTGCATATGTTTGCAGAGATGCCCTTTAATAGGAGTTCTCATCCGATTTTTGCTGTAAAATGAAAATGGGAAAATGGGACAACATGCGTATAAGAAGAGACATTgcactaatattaattaatgtAGATAATAAGGAGAactaaatatatcaaattaaggCCCCCTAGAAAGCTATAAGGAAAGAGTAGAAGGCTATAAGAAGAGAGTTCCTACCTTATGGGGCAATTTAGTGATGTTTGTAATGCCATCTCCATATCTGTACTTGCTACAAAAGAACCTTCTCTTAGTTTTGTATGAAAGAGACATTCTCAAAACACTGAATCACAAAAAGGCAATGGCCTTAACCTATCATCTATGAATTCGCTTACCTGTGTCGCCAGAAGCAACAACAGGCTGAACATAATCTTGCAACTGGGGAGTGCCAGAAGTTGGTATCACACACATAACGGCAATGGCAATAATATAAGGGCCTGTACATGTTTCAGAAGCGAATGAAAAACTTGAAGTTGATGGTTTgataaacaaacaaaatttacGAGTCCAAGAAATACCATTAAAATTTCCAATAGCCTGTAGAAGATTGACTCCATATTTGAGCATTGCAGTCACATCTGTTGGAACCAGAGGTACAGGTTCCTGTCATAGATAACGCATGCATGTACATACCATATTAACCTTACAGTTACAGTACATTAAAAATTTGCTATGGAAGAGATACAAACATCCTTTGATAATGTTTCACTGATATCTACACTGACCATGGAAGTGTTGTTCCTTCCTAGAACACCTTTTCCATTAAGCAAAATGCTGAAAATAAGTATTTGCAGTCAGATAATTACTAAATGCATGAAAGTAGAAAAAATACTGATATTATGACATACTCCACTTCCTGCGGAGTGATAATGCATGATGATGTATCTATAGCATCTACCCGGACTACAATCATTCCCTGCATAAGAAACAGAACATTGGAGGTGAAGttaaatctaaaaattttaaagCTAGTTAGTTACAAGACCTATAAGTGAAAAGGGAAGAAGAACAAAGATGAAAACGTGATAGAAGCAAATCCTTGGTGTCATAAGGAACTAAATTAGCATCATGAACTTTGTATGAGGAGTTCAAAGCCAAGTATTTCTGCTTACTATCATTTCACGCATGGAAGCCACCACACCACGTGATAAGTTGAAGTCTGCCACAATGGTTCTATATCCAGGCTACAGTAAGAAATTAAAGTCTTAAAAAGATATTTTGAATGCAATCATGAATATCATCGAATCATATATAAACTTACCTTAACCTCAGTGAAACAGAGTGTATTCTCAATCTTTAACCTCGGATAATATCTGCAAAGACAAGGCACACAATGATTTTTTGTTCTTTACTTGAGATCAAAGGGATCAGGGGTGATCTCCATGAGAAGTATATATGTTGTACGAATGCTATACCTAGATAAGGACTAATACCATTCCATAATCTAAGGAATGCTGATCTGGTAACTGAAGACAATTaatcttttaaattattt
This genomic window from Daucus carota subsp. sativus chromosome 7, DH1 v3.0, whole genome shotgun sequence contains:
- the LOC108194331 gene encoding E4 SUMO-protein ligase PIAL2 isoform X2; the encoded protein is MEAPRRSSGKNSVSSQLIGAAVDLLALYNNSGKLNDPRLLSKLCITMTRGIDHAIANNEVPIKSRELPTLLQKINVWKHDLSVVIPFMLLMMSVKNACQNGWFQKKETDDLLALANEVKRFFSTDDVLQGPCHALPSISQILSRYYPRLKIENTLCFTEVKPGYRTIVADFNLSRGVVASMREMIGMIVVRVDAIDTSSCIITPQEVDILLNGKGVLGRNNTSMEPVPLVPTDVTAMLKYGVNLLQAIGNFNGPYIIAIAVMCVIPTSGTPQLQDYVQPVVASGDTDMEMALQTSLNCPISKNRMRTPIKGHLCKHMQCFDYDSYLSINSRRPCWRCPLCDEPVSCIDIRIDQNIAKVLREVEEDTDHVLVSKDGSWKVVSEIIDPSFGSASKTPEFREEKQNQSNPIGKNLSRDENYSQQISPTTNVEPSRVSMHQNTSNSSSLAANCTNLNDQGKKNSRVTGTNSNGMSIAMSPIIDCRGCHSLQKDTELRKQSSWSCINTSSSANPLSVQGSVSQVNSLPVQNSNAYILPTVEQNGYCQNSRDTHTYQNSKNSSNNVCEAVHVQQVHSQRDDEIQASLNTHNRQPSVLDTCSKQSRPESEQKQNMHREKNQVSHEGGLVELPSEGWRPSGRMRGSLQGQAYAEAYRRFIKQPTQPVGASELPSRLMATLSVAKSQRPNIKASAQATNQ
- the LOC108194331 gene encoding E4 SUMO-protein ligase PIAL2 isoform X1, coding for MEAPRRSSGKNSVSSQLIGAAVDLLALYNNSGKLNDPRLLSKLCITMTRGIDHAIANNEVPIKSRELPTLLQKINVWKHDLSVVIPFMLLMMSVKNACQNGWFQKKETDDLLALANEVKRFFSTDDVLQGPCHALPSISQILSRYYPRLKIENTLCFTEVKPGYRTIVADFNLSRGVVASMREMIGMIVVRVDAIDTSSCIITPQEVDILLNGKGVLGRNNTSMEPVPLVPTDVTAMLKYGVNLLQAIGNFNGPYIIAIAVMCVIPTSGTPQLQDYVQPVVASGDTASTDMEMALQTSLNCPISKNRMRTPIKGHLCKHMQCFDYDSYLSINSRRPCWRCPLCDEPVSCIDIRIDQNIAKVLREVEEDTDHVLVSKDGSWKVVSEIIDPSFGSASKTPEFREEKQNQSNPIGKNLSRDENYSQQISPTTNVEPSRVSMHQNTSNSSSLAANCTNLNDQGKKNSRVTGTNSNGMSIAMSPIIDCRGCHSLQKDTELRKQSSWSCINTSSSANPLSVQGSVSQVNSLPVQNSNAYILPTVEQNGYCQNSRDTHTYQNSKNSSNNVCEAVHVQQVHSQRDDEIQASLNTHNRQPSVLDTCSKQSRPESEQKQNMHREKNQVSHEGGLVELPSEGWRPSGRMRGSLQGQAYAEAYRRFIKQPTQPVGASELPSRLMATLSVAKSQRPNIKASAQATNQ